Part of the Equus caballus isolate H_3958 breed thoroughbred chromosome 18, TB-T2T, whole genome shotgun sequence genome is shown below.
GTGTATTAGAAGCCAGTAGTTTAGAATATAATCTGGGCTCTTGACTCCAACTATCTGGAGCAAGGTAATGCATTTGAgtctgtttctttatctaaaaatCTGGGATAATACTGCAACCCCCACCTACCTGAAAAATGATATCACataagaaaatgtgaaagaactCTGAAAAGTATCAGTGCTATATAGATGACTTTAATGCTGTTTTTTCAGTTATGTAAGAAATTTAATcacagaatatttgaaatcataCCTGTGggtcaaaaatatatttttagaaatatggaTGTTGTACACAGGTACATCTTAGTTGAACTTTTTTTGTGATAGCTCTCATTGAAAATTCAGTATACGTCAGGCTTTTTACCTGTATTATAATGCAATCCTcaacattttatagatgaggaaactaaggctttcAAGAAAAAGGCCAAAAGTCACATAGCTGGAAAGCAGTAGAACTAAAATCCAAATTTAGGGCTGTTTGAATAAGCATTATTCTTGTTATTGCATTTATCTTTGTTAGACCAtacaaatcatttttcttttgatgttaaTTTTACGAGACTAAaacaattaaacatttaaaaaatttcctcaaagtgccataaatataaggaaaaagaaacctaCTACTTTATTATCAATGCCTTCCCTTACTTGAACATCTATCTGAAACCGACTCTCCCTTATGTCCCAGTTTAAGGAATTCTAATGCCTCCAAGAAATCTTTCTAGCTACTCCAGACTGCACTGATTCTATGATGTATATATTACTATGTATAAGCTATGTGCTATAGAGCGTTTGACTAAGATATATGTAAAACATCTATGATATGCAAGCAACTGTACTAAGTGAGAAATTCAAAGCAATCTATGCACTTATAAattctttgcagaaataaaataaaacatttataataacagagaaataatacaaagtggCATAAATGAGGGATGTATAACAACTACTATGGGGGTTCAAAGCAGACCATTATCATTGAAGGATGGGTGCTAAGGAAAAGACCTCACTGAGGAAGTAGAATTCAAATCCTGAAAGAAGAGTAAGGCAGGTAAATTAAGAAAGGAGAAGCCATTTCAGGTAAGAGAAATGATTTGAACAAAAGCATAGAAATAGGACTATACCTGAAGTAACCAAGAAATGCTGCTTAGAAGAGCTTGACATGGTAGGAGTTGGGTGggggtaaaattcacataaaggCAAAATGAGGTAATACCATTTTGTGGAGGTCTCTGAATATCAAGTAATAGAAAGAAGTTAGATACCAGATACAAGGTTAGATGCTTTACAGAtagattttatctcatttatttcttacagcaTCAGATTGAGTTAGGTACCACTGGCTAGAATTTTATTTATGAGCAAACCAATCTGGCTGAGTGATGGATACACGATTCAACCCAATGTTCTACAATGACGGCCTAACCTCTCTTTTCTCTAAACCATACTATACTGTCTCTCCCAAGGAGTTTGAACATCCAAATGGTGCAGGTGGAAAATGAAATTTACCTGCAATCATCCAAATCCTTGTTTAGGGAGATTAATCTGATAGTCGAATATAGAATAACATTATGTGTTTAGTTTGCTTGTAAGCCATTTAAGGACATGAACCACAATATATTTGACCTGTATATCCTAGGATGTCCAGGCATACTGATGAGCATGTAATGTTGTCTCCATATGTTATTGACTGAAGGGAAAACTGGTTTATTACCAGCTTGTTAAAAATTTTGCCTGTATTTTATACTCTATCTGAGGTAGCTATTTATTGATAGAGCTTTTCAACAAAATACTCTGTTTCTAATTCAAATTCATTCTCATAAAAGGATAGCTTCCTTTCATCCAATCTTCCTTATAGCTAAAAATTTCCACCACTTACAGAATTATTGGAGAAATTGTGAAAAACTTCCGTGAAGATGTAAACTGCACTCCATAGTCCAGTTGTTCCCAGTGAGTTAGGAGCCTTGCTTTACCCTGGTCAGGAGTTTCAAAAGGTGTTCCTTTTACTGCATGCAAAAATACATACATCCCCTGGAAAACAAGCAAGGGGATATATAATCaatattaaatacaaaattagTATTTGTCATTAAGCATTAAGATAGTTCCAGTCTGTTTGTGACAAAGAATGTGATTTAACTTAACGAGCTTAAGTTTTAAGGTTTCATATTATTGTGAAAGTCTGTGGCCAGTTTCTTTGTAGTAAAATAAAACTTCCAGGGgcatataaatattatttggtGAAAACCAGTAAAAGGTCAACCAAAAGTAACCGGTTTTATCTcttattaaattgaaaataaaaagtaacatcaGGGTAGCTTCACATCAATACATTACATCTTTAACACCTTTCCTATTAGGAAACAGGATTACCTTCCCCAATGTCTAGCAAAGTTTAGAGTGTCATATTAGTAATTCTGATGATacttataaaatgataaaaatatacaaattgataaataataataataaaataaaacctctGTATCAGGGGAAAagggttttgaaaatatttaatattaggaCCGTCTTTGTCTCACTAGTTCTTTTCCAAAACAACAAACATAGTTTGATGTAATAGGTATAATATTCAACtcaattcacttttattttttatttttttatttttttttaaagattttatttttttttttcctttttctccccaaagcccccaggtacatatttgcatattcttagttgtgggtccttctagttgtggcatgtgggacgctgcctcagcgtggcttgatgagcagtgccatgtccgcacccaggattcgaactgacgaaacactgggccgcctgcagtggagtgcgcgaacttaaccactcggccacggggccagccccaactcaaTTCACTTTTAAAATCAGCTCTGTGCCTCAATAGTGTTTCCTTTAAATTCGTTTTTACAAATCAAAGTAAAAACATTACTAAAAGCCATTCTATCCAGTGATATATTTAAACATCTAATTTTGTGGTtaaccaggggaaaaaaaatgtatactaGATTTGCTTTCCTTGGGATTATAATGCCCACTTAGATTGATAGGTGGTGATTCTTTGCAGGATTACTGTCTGAAGCACTGGTAACAGAATAAAGCCTAAATATCATCATGAAACAGTTTTTCCCACTTGAAGTCAAGATGTGAtgtcatttttccccttttaacttttaataaatatatggaaaaaacagaaaaattagtgatttgaaatttttatattattacacTAGGTTAAGAGAGCCCTTCTTTTCAAAGCTTAGTTTACTTTCTAGTTATTCCATTAGGCAATTCAAAAGTTGTTTAGCTGCAATAACACCTAAGTTATAGAGGAATAGATTCATGCTCAATTGgatttaattcaacaaacatttaataagTGGCTTTTATGTTCAGGACACAGGacatgtatgcatatatgaaACGGAACAAGATACGTCAACAGCCTTGAAAAAATTCAATCTTCTAAGAGattgtaaggaaaaaaaatatgcataaaaaacTAGAAGGCAGGACAGAACTGCTATCAGAGGTACATTCAGAGTACTCAGGAAATGCAGAGGAAAGAGACATTTCTCATTGCTGAGCCAAAAGCCTTCATTCTATGTTGTCAACTACCTCATTCTTGAAGGTTCAGCTCAAATGACTCCTTAGTGAAGCCCTCCTCATTAGTAATAATTAACCTTCTGCCTACATGCTTGTAtagaattttattgaaaatatttttattatagtacAATATATTGTGATGGAGTTGTTTGCATAATGTTTGTTTTCACCTTACACTGAATACCTCAGGAACAAGGCCTGGTACATAGCAAGTATTAGATATTAAGCAATGATGACGTTAAGCCAAGGAATGTTTATTCTGTAAGCACAAGGAAAACATTTTCCCATGGGCTTTAAAGGAAACTATGAAACAGATATTGTATGCTTTCAAATTCTCAGGAGTATGTGACCCAAAAAAAGTTAGCAATCTCTACTCCAGACCACATATGTGCTAGAATTATCAAAGAGAAGAATAATTCTCTCGTCATTTCCTTTAAACCACATGCACTCGCCAGTGTTCAGAATATAATATTCAGTTTATTTCATATATCCttttcaatgaaatagaataaaatcttATCTGACCACGTATCTTTCActccattgttttcatttttaatagtttttctataaaattttagtGATGGATGACTTATACCCACAccaaaagaattaagaaaaaagtatataGCTCATGTTTATTTAGgccttaaatatttactgactcaaaatgaagagaattctcatttattttaaaagctagaCTAAGACTTTTGTCAATATTAATACCTCTAAGTGTGAACTGTAGCACTGAATAAAAACAATCACTATAAGTTTCTACTGTATGGTTCAGAAAGGCAAGGACTATTTTTTCTAATTAGGGATAACAATTAGATCTATTTTCCCCTATTTAAAAGCATTCGGTatgtatttcacatttttaattggTTTAATGTAGGCTATCTTCAAAAGAAACTTAAATTTGGAGTCATGTAATTACTACATCTGTGGCTGGTTAGTTAGGTTCTTAGTGTGGTGAACTAATAAGCTTCCCTATGTTGTCAATTACCTCTCCTTTGTCCATGGCCAGAGACTGTGCCTCTATCTCAGTCAACCAACTTGAAACATGAAGGGGGCCGGGAGAGACGACTTCTAAAGTACATTTACTACATATGCCattggagaagagaaaattatgTGACAATATAGActaatttattcagcaaacatttaaataggtctttagagagagagaaatgaaaaaataaaaaagatatactgCTAATTATAAAACTATGGTAAACACATGATAAAAGAATGGAGCACGGGAATTTTGtagcttcctggaggagctgatACTTGAGTAGTGTTCCTGGACAAGCAGGAATCAGCCaagcagagcaggaaggagggaggggtatTAAAATAGTGGAAGAGCTTAAGTCAAAGCAGTAAGGTGAGAGGAAGACAATTTTCATTACTGTTAGAGCTTAGCTTGTGTTTGGAGATGGGTTGAGATAAAACCGAGTCCTTTGCTTGCCTCTGCACTATTATCAACTGGTCTTGTATGCCACACAAGTaacttaacattttattatgaatgcAATGGGGAATCATTGAAGGACTTAGGAGTGTGACTTGAGCggacacacattttaaaatatcactctgCCAAGCTGGAATGGAGAAATAGAGAAGGGGAGTATCAAGGAGACCATTTGATCTATTGGGGTAATCcacctgagaaaaaaataagggtACAAATTACAGCAATGCCAGTGGGGATCAAGTTGAGAGACATTAAAGCAGTAAACAGACAGGGCTTTGACTAAACGTATGGAATATAAAGGAAAAGGAGTTACTCTAAGACTAGGGTGACCATATATCCTAGTTTGCATGGACAGTCCAGATTTATACCTATCCTCGTGGAGCAGTTATTACTAGAGCCCTCTTTTACTCTCAAAACAGTCTCAGTTTGGATGATACATTATATTCATCATTTTACCTTTGACATTGAGCTATCTGGCTTGGCTTACTGGGCAGACAGTAGGACCTTTAGATTAGATTAGGAACAAAATCAGAGGGATAAATTATGAGTGGTAAGGGATCAGAAATGAGTTCAATTTATACTTGTTTGGTTTAAGGTGCAAGGTGATCTCACAATATTAATATGGGCATCATAATTCTACagggagaaactgaaaatatgaatagacaCAGTAACCTAGATGGAATTGATAGCACAAGAAGAACTGAAGAAAAGAATCTTGGGAACAGTGGTAAAAGAGTCttaaaagacaggaaaagagaaggaagaccacgcaagaggaaatacaaaaggaaagatcagaaatatatttaggaaaaagGGAACCCATGGAAgccaaaggaaaagaatttcAATAAAAGGGATAGGATTAGTGTCAAATACTTCAGAGAAGTCACTACTATTTAAAAATAGTGTTTGCCCTATCAAAGTCTATCACATAAAAAGGTCTCAATGGACATTCACTTACTTCTACCTACCATATCATTCTAGTCCTACTCGAGTCAACTTTAAAGCCTTTCCAGAAGGCATAAtataaataacaatttttaagAATCTATTTCTCCCACATTTTTCTGTCTTAATGTTCTAAGTTCTTCATTTTTTGGATATCTTTAAACAAATGTTAATCTGAATTCAACTAAAAGTCATAATTAACCATATTTCttgcctttcattttattttaataggcTGTTAAAGACAAGAAAAGTCAGTatcaaggttttttgtttttttgctgaggaagatttgccctgagctaacatctattgccaatcttcctctttttgctgaggaagattcaccctgagctaacacctgttgccaaacTTACTCTTTTTGTATgggagccaccaccacagcatgaccactgacagatgagtggtgtaggtctgtgcccgggaaccaaatagaggctgccaaagtggggcacaccaaacttaaccactactccattggggctggccctggtatcagggtttttttttaaataggcaatTTCCAGGGCTGCATAATATGGTTAGTGGAGTCCATTAAACTCCTGATACTTTGTAGAGCTATCATATAATACACAACAGCAAGAGTCAACATGAAGAACCTAAGGCACCATAAGATCCTGAATCACATAAGATATAATTGAGCTCAGAATTTCAATACTGAAGGAGGAAAGTATGCTTATACAATTTGGAAAGACTTAAGAAGGATTAAAACCAGATGTCCCTATTAGACTCCAGTTAGCCAAAAAATATACTACTTCTTCTGAACCATTATGGTTAATCAATATATTATAGTAGCTTCAATTACAGTCTCTTGTAATTTTTGCTAAAATGACCTATATTCTAGATTCTATAAagcaatagaaggaaaaaagtctTACTTAGAAAAACGGCCCAATGTTTACATATAAagagtaatagaaaaaaatatagtccTATCCCAGATTAGAATTCTTCAAAATTGTcatatatactaaaaatcactgaactgtacactttaaatagtgaattttatattatgtgaattatatctcaataaaactattaaaaaactgccatgtgtttttcttctttataacataaaactttaagctttttaaaaaattgtttaaaaaatacacataacataaaattaccatatgaaccatttttaagagtacagttcagtggtattaagtacattcacactgttatgcaaccatccccaccatccatctccagaactcttttcatcttgcaaaactgaaactacacccattaaacaaacaataactccctgttccttcctccccCAGTGCCTGACAACCACTAAACCTTAAGCTTTTAAGTGTTTAGTATAAGGTGAAATTCTTACCAGATTATGTATAACGTTTGTTAAGGTCCAAGCAACAGGAACACTGAAGAAGGGAATGCTGAGTAAGACAATATGAAGCAAGCCAACTCCCAACGCATATGTCAGCCACATACCCCGGCTGTTCATTACACGGGTATTTGGATTCACCTCGCTGTGGGCAACTCCAACATTCATGTTTGCTCTGTAGGAAAGCAATGATATGAATCAATCTGGTATAACTAGAAACCTAAATTCTCCTAATTATGACATGACAAAATAAGTGTGTtactagggtttttttttcttggtagttCTGAAATAGAACAAACACACTCTCCAAAATATGCTACTTGCAGATGCTGATGAAGTCAGTAAAGAATTCTTAACATCTGACTTTATGGTAAGACAAACAAGACTTATTTTTTAGGGTTCTCATTGGAAAACATAAACAGTTAAAATCCCTTTCCTAAAGCGTGTCTTCTAGCATACTGGTTTTACTAAATGAAATAGGCAGGAAAACtcacactgaaaaagaaaacctacatTTCCTTATATCATGAGAGCAAATTGAAATCTCAGGAGCTTAATCTACCAACAGAATAAACtaataacaaaaaagcaaagcTGCCCCAGCCAGTGTGTCCTGAGTAGCCAGACTTTTACATCTAACATAATGTATCCATAAAGAGTGGTGAGAGTTCGAATCACTCCTTTCTGAATACTGAACCTGGGAGGAACATAGAGTAGTGGAAAATTTACACGGTCAAGGGATAAAGTTTGTTTCTCAATCTCATGATGCAATTAGGTTGAAACAATGAGTCTTCTCTATATTTTAACTCTAGTCAACTccctaaaactttatttttttaaggtttcccTTTCCGTTTTGCATTCAAGATGAACACGAAAGGAAGAGCTAATAATAGTtcgcagtttttttttttttaatgatgatgTTTGCTTGGGTCTAAGAATcccttaacaaaataaaattgtccTGAAGAATACCTAATCATCCTGGTAAAAACCAACCAGTGAGACTGGAGGGTGAAAACAGGGCTAGATTATAACTGGAACAGCTCtgatttaaaaacacataaaccCTTTCTTACAGAGTTGACCTGAGAGAGGAATTTCTTATAACTACATCCAACAAGTGTTTCCGGAGCACAATGTCCTCTTCTCCCCTCAAAAACCTAGGGAGCACGCATCAAAGCATCAAGGCTTACGGTGATGGAAGTTGACTACACTGGGGAAAACTCAAATTTACACGtgtaaatatttcttctaaaCATCCACAATGTATCATTTTTATATGCTGTAAATAATACTTAGTACATGCCACCACTCAAGATACTCTTTCCACTTTCcacaagatggaaaaaaaaaatgtccaaaagAGGCTTAAAATTTACATTTGAGCTGGAAGGCAAAGCTGGCGCGGTACTGACCCTGCCCCAGTTCAGAAAACCCTTCCAGGGCGTCTGCCGCGCCACTTCGGGACAGGCAGACAATGACTTGAGACAGCGAAGGGCCTCCTGGCTCCGCGGCGACCCCCCTGGGGACTCCCCCGCCCGCCACGGGCAGCCTTCCCGGCGCCCGGAGCTCCCGGCCAGGGGAAGCTCAGCGACAGCCGCGGCTGCTACTGCCGCAGCGCCTCCCTCACCCGCCCCTTCCTTCGCGGAGCTGCAAATCCCGTCAGGGCCGGGGCACTGCGACGAGGCTGGGGGGCTAACCTCGGGGGTCCCTTGGCCGGCACAGGCACAAAGGCCACTCTTCCCGACCCGGCCACCCTTTCCCCCTAGGCCGACCCTGGCCGCAGCAGCTCCCCACCGCCGCAGGCAGCAGCGCATCGCACACTCACCGGCCGCCTCGCTCCCAGCAGCCGTCTCCGAGCAGGACCAGCCCGGCGGCGACGGCGTCTCCTCAGGGCCGAACGCCTGTGCCGGCCCCGGCGCAGCGCGGCACTGCTTGCGGAAGCTTTCCTAGCCGGACGCGCGGCCAGGGGATTGGCTGCAGGCGGCGCCAATCCCACGTTCTCCGGCAGGGCGGGGCTAAGTGCTGCGCGCCCGCTgcccgccccgccgcgcgcgcGCAGGGCGAGTCTCTGCAAGGCCGGGCCTGGGCTCCGGCGGGACCCTCGCTGCTCCACTAGTGCATGGTACGTGCCCACGTCGCGCGAGCAAGAAGGTGGTGTCGTGTGGCTGACGAGCCTTCATTCTTAGATTCTCGTAGGTTCGAGGGCCCCCTCCCTTTCACTTGGTCGCGGTGGGCGGCCCCTCCCCCTCTGCGGGCGGGAAGCGGCGAGGCTGGTCTGGCGGGCGCGCGCACGTGGAGAGCGGGCTGCCGGCGGGGCTGCGTCCCAGGAGCGGCAGGTTCGGCCTCTCCCGACTGTGTGTGTTTAGGCACAGCCAGTTCCCCGGGTCCTCTGGGTGCGGGACTTAAAGTTGCCGTATGCCAGGCGGACACTTGAACCCCTGACAGCCGTAACTCAACTTGTCTTGTGAGTAGGTGGCATTTTATAACGTTATACGTGTGGCATCGTCCAAGTGGGGCAAGCAAACTCTTTTCAGCTAACCATGATTTTTCTGGGTTCATCCACAAGGCAGAGACAGGCACCTGTGTTACATACTGAGGAAATGTGGATTTCAAAAACTGCTTATTTGAGAACGGGGAGGAAAAGTCAGATAATTTGGCGTCATCTTTGAAATCGAATTTCGTTGCCTTGGAGAACACAAAGTTTGTGATTTCGAATGCTGAAGTAATTTTCAACAACATTTCCAAATTGGCATAAGAGAACGTTGACTATATCTTGCATTTCTTTGGGCTCTATGAAAACAATCGGGTTAGATTTATTATGTTCTGTAAATAAATCATTTCCTACTGTTTTCTCTAAAGTCTATGAGTTCTCTGATGTCTGTCTCTTTTTTAGGTACTCTGTTGTCCTTATCTGACTTTCCTGGTCCTCAGTACTCTTTAAGGAGTATTTAATTTCCCTCTCAGGAAACATGGAAGACTGATTCCTGACGTTCTCAGACGTTCTATGCTGTGACTTGTAAGCCTGATATCAACCGTTCTACTTTTCCGGAGATGCCGTTTCATACACATACAGTAGAATGCTTGCTGTGTTCCAGGGGTTATGCAAGGGATATGAGATGAATATAAAATCTCTATCCTTAAGGAACTCTgagccaggaggaggggacagaaaAGCAATAGTTAGAATAACCTGTAAGGAATTTTGAGTTGGAAGTAAGGAAAAGGTGCTATGGGAGTACAAAGGAAAGAATGCATAGAAGTCATAGGTAGAGGAAGGGAACCTTGGGAGCTAGGGAAGGAGTGAGTGCCACCTCATTAAGAGAGATGAGCTGTATAGTACGACTGGCCTAGTGTGCATTTGAAGAATAATAGGATGAGATTAGAAACATAGGCAGAGGTCCAATTGTTAAGGAGTTGGGTCTTTACCTGGTTAGCAGTTGGGaatctttat
Proteins encoded:
- the ORMDL1 gene encoding ORM1-like protein 1; translated protein: MNVGVAHSEVNPNTRVMNSRGMWLTYALGVGLLHIVLLSIPFFSVPVAWTLTNVIHNLGMYVFLHAVKGTPFETPDQGKARLLTHWEQLDYGVQFTSSRKFFTISPIILYFLASFYTKYDPTHFILNTASLLSVLIPKMPQLHGVRIFGINKY